One region of Eretmochelys imbricata isolate rEreImb1 chromosome 2, rEreImb1.hap1, whole genome shotgun sequence genomic DNA includes:
- the PSMA8 gene encoding proteasome subunit alpha-type 8 isoform X2 → MGRSWRKERLSSSGEGARRERLLHGGAGVGIRGLDIVVLGVERKSVAKLQEERTVRKICALDDHVCMAFAGLTADARIIINRARVECQSHKLTVEDPVTVEYITRYIASLKQRYTQSNGRRPFGISALIVGFDDDGSPRLYQTDPSGTYHSWKANVIGRNAKTVREFLEKNYTEEAIATDKEAIKLAIRALLEVVQSGGKNIELAIIRRNQPLQIFSAKDIESQVAEIEKEKEDSEKKKKKSI, encoded by the exons atggggaggagctggagaaaaGAGAGACTCTCCTCCTCTGGGGAGGGGGCCAGAAGAGAGAGACTCCTCCACGGTGGAGCTGGG GTTGGAATTCGAGGGCTGGACATAGTTGTATTGGGGGTAGAGAGAAAGTCTGTTGCCAAACTTCAGGAAGAAAGAACTGTGAGAAAGATTTGTGCACTTGATGATCATGTCTGCATGGCTTTTGCAG GTCTGACTGCTGATGCTAGAATAATAATTAACAGAGCCCGTGTGGAGTGTCAAAGCCATAAACTTACTGTTGAGGATCCAGTCACAGTAGAATATATAACACGCTATATAGCATCTTTAAAGCAG CGCTATACACAGAGCAATGGACGTAGACCTTTTGGTATTTCTGCCTTGATTGTGGGCTTTGATGATGATGGTAGTCCCAGATTGTATCAGACAGACCCATCTGGTACATATCATTCTTGGAAG GCAAATGTAATTGGTCGCAATGCTAAAACTGTGCGTGAATTTTTGGAGAAGAATTACACAGAAGAAGCTATAGCAACTGACAAAGAAGCTATCAAATTAGCAATAAGAGCTTTGCTAGAA GTTGTCCAATCTGGTGGAAAAAACATTGAACTTGCAATAATAAGGAGAAACCAACCACTGCAG ATTTTTAGTGCAAAGGACATTGAATCACAAGTTGCAGaaatagagaaggaaaaagaagactctgaaaagaaaaagaagaaaagtattTAA
- the PSMA8 gene encoding proteasome subunit alpha-type 8 isoform X1, giving the protein MAARYDRAITVFSPDGHLFQVEYAQEAVKKGSTAVGIRGLDIVVLGVERKSVAKLQEERTVRKICALDDHVCMAFAGLTADARIIINRARVECQSHKLTVEDPVTVEYITRYIASLKQRYTQSNGRRPFGISALIVGFDDDGSPRLYQTDPSGTYHSWKANVIGRNAKTVREFLEKNYTEEAIATDKEAIKLAIRALLEVVQSGGKNIELAIIRRNQPLQIFSAKDIESQVAEIEKEKEDSEKKKKKSI; this is encoded by the exons ATGGCTGCCCGCTATGACCGCGCCATCACCGTGTTCTCCCCGGACGGGCACCTCTTCCAAGTGGAGTACGCCCAGGAGGCCGTGAAGAAGGGCTCCACGGCT GTTGGAATTCGAGGGCTGGACATAGTTGTATTGGGGGTAGAGAGAAAGTCTGTTGCCAAACTTCAGGAAGAAAGAACTGTGAGAAAGATTTGTGCACTTGATGATCATGTCTGCATGGCTTTTGCAG GTCTGACTGCTGATGCTAGAATAATAATTAACAGAGCCCGTGTGGAGTGTCAAAGCCATAAACTTACTGTTGAGGATCCAGTCACAGTAGAATATATAACACGCTATATAGCATCTTTAAAGCAG CGCTATACACAGAGCAATGGACGTAGACCTTTTGGTATTTCTGCCTTGATTGTGGGCTTTGATGATGATGGTAGTCCCAGATTGTATCAGACAGACCCATCTGGTACATATCATTCTTGGAAG GCAAATGTAATTGGTCGCAATGCTAAAACTGTGCGTGAATTTTTGGAGAAGAATTACACAGAAGAAGCTATAGCAACTGACAAAGAAGCTATCAAATTAGCAATAAGAGCTTTGCTAGAA GTTGTCCAATCTGGTGGAAAAAACATTGAACTTGCAATAATAAGGAGAAACCAACCACTGCAG ATTTTTAGTGCAAAGGACATTGAATCACAAGTTGCAGaaatagagaaggaaaaagaagactctgaaaagaaaaagaagaaaagtattTAA